Proteins from a single region of Apium graveolens cultivar Ventura chromosome 7, ASM990537v1, whole genome shotgun sequence:
- the LOC141674977 gene encoding uncharacterized protein LOC141674977, protein MTSADGAKHWTIPNDNTIKVNCDAAIFEATNCYSFAFVARDHRGEVLKARSKYNLGNITLESVEAMGVREALSWIKDSHLSNVFVETDCLVVVQAIRGRGATLSYFDRIIDECKSSDLKDRNVDVKFVKRSTNMVAHFLAKSIISLADRIWRVSDNHPRFIDVLMNDLIHE, encoded by the coding sequence ATGACCAGTGCAGATGGAGCTAAGCATTGGACTATTCCAAATGATAACACGATTAAGGTTAATTGTGATGCCGCAATCTTCGAAGCAACGAACTGCTATAGCTTTGCTTTCGTAGCAAGAGATCACAGAGGTGAGGTGTTAAAGGCTAGATCAAAGTACAACCTGGGGAATATCACTCTGGAGAGTGTCGAAGCTATGGGAGTAAGGGAAGCGCTCAGCTGGATCAAAGACAGCCATCTGAGCAATGTTTTTGTGGAAACAGATTGCCTCGTGGTGGTTCAGGCAATAAGAGGAAGGGGTGCTACTCTGTCGTATTTTGACAGAATCATAGACGAGTGCAAATCCTCTGATTTGAAGGATAGGAATGTCGACGTTAAGTTTGTTAAACGGTCTACGAATATGGTAGCTCACTTCTTAGCTAAGTCTATCATTTCATTAGCTGATCGTATTTGGAGGGTGAGTGACAACCATCCCAGATTCATTGATGTATTGATGAACGATTTGATTCATGAATAA